One Paraglaciecola mesophila genomic region harbors:
- a CDS encoding Spy/CpxP family protein refolding chaperone: MRTLKSLFTPIAISLAIILAQPSASANPPEQKELISLRHFLKQVDLTNSQRQDVRLLMQQNRATKNTYQPDQESVREAVRNLIQTDEWHEADINSALEAELHLQAQLMWLNIQTQHQIWLTLTDTQKAQILTELNTSNEGAYSEKTDNELKQQNEERPQGKRKMHQEQRQKKLIAALNLNDEQHALFVSQRAAEKADREANKSAHQTLKAEFIGLITAENLNETDWTALQAQTQISRFEHAFTRAKNQFTFWNSLSNEQQQMLQEIINKQQGEHKRRPRFGDKGES, translated from the coding sequence ATGCGAACGTTAAAATCATTGTTTACTCCCATCGCGATTTCCCTCGCCATTATTTTGGCTCAGCCATCAGCAAGCGCCAATCCCCCAGAGCAAAAAGAGCTAATAAGCTTACGCCATTTTTTGAAACAAGTGGATTTAACCAATAGCCAACGTCAAGATGTTCGTTTATTGATGCAGCAAAACCGCGCTACAAAAAACACTTACCAGCCAGATCAGGAATCGGTGCGAGAGGCTGTACGCAACCTAATACAAACCGATGAATGGCATGAAGCAGACATCAACAGCGCGCTTGAAGCTGAGCTACATTTACAAGCCCAATTGATGTGGTTAAATATTCAAACACAACACCAAATATGGCTAACCTTAACTGATACGCAAAAAGCACAGATCTTAACTGAGTTGAACACATCTAATGAAGGTGCTTATAGCGAAAAAACTGATAATGAACTTAAGCAACAAAACGAAGAACGCCCTCAAGGCAAACGTAAAATGCATCAAGAGCAGCGCCAGAAAAAGCTCATCGCAGCGCTTAACTTAAATGATGAACAACACGCTCTATTCGTATCACAACGCGCTGCCGAAAAGGCAGATAGAGAAGCAAATAAATCTGCACATCAAACGCTCAAAGCTGAGTTTATCGGACTAATCACTGCTGAAAACCTGAACGAAACTGACTGGACAGCACTGCAAGCACAAACCCAAATAAGCCGATTTGAACATGCTTTTACGAGAGCAAAAAATCAATTTACCTTTTGGAATAGCCTCAGCAATGAGCAACAACAAATGCTGCAGGAAATAATCAATAAACAGCAGGGTGAGCATAAAAGGCGCCCTCGCTTCGGAGACAAAGGCGAGTCATAA
- a CDS encoding Kelch repeat-containing protein produces MAAREKPIKTLKLITNVVKGLGAAVMVMSISLGATSKMNSNYPALPEPVSNNAVASVNTSQGHFLLSFMGLGAAKTHQAVHNKVWALGFEGDKPNNRWQQKSPVPSSLPLSGRLASIAVGVGDMAFIFGGYTVDAAHNEISSPDNFRYDVLKDTYYPIAVTPVPVDDAVALVFQQRYVYLISGWHNDGNVNLVQIYDVKTDTWQQGSPFLGKPVFGHAGAIVGNNIMLCDGVKVDAQPHKRRTFSAESACYLGIIDEKAINKIDWRTVAHPTSTARYRMAAVGDEATDSAIFVGGSDNPYNYNGIGYNQAPAKPSSQVWRYDFVHSKWQITEMQSPTMDHRGLLIVGEGESKHFVTIGGMREQQKVSSDVHIINL; encoded by the coding sequence ATGGCTGCACGAGAGAAGCCAATCAAAACGTTGAAATTAATTACCAATGTTGTCAAGGGGCTGGGGGCGGCCGTCATGGTGATGTCAATCAGTTTAGGCGCAACATCAAAAATGAACTCAAATTATCCCGCATTACCGGAGCCCGTGTCGAATAACGCAGTGGCCAGTGTTAATACCTCACAAGGGCATTTCTTACTTTCATTCATGGGGCTAGGCGCAGCTAAAACGCACCAAGCAGTGCACAATAAAGTATGGGCACTCGGGTTTGAAGGCGATAAGCCGAATAATCGATGGCAACAAAAGTCGCCCGTTCCCTCAAGTTTGCCCCTGTCAGGCCGTTTAGCTAGCATTGCTGTTGGGGTAGGCGATATGGCGTTTATATTCGGCGGCTACACAGTGGATGCTGCGCATAACGAGATATCAAGCCCTGATAATTTTCGCTATGACGTGTTAAAAGATACTTATTATCCCATTGCGGTTACCCCTGTACCTGTGGATGATGCTGTTGCGCTCGTGTTTCAACAGCGATACGTGTATTTAATTAGTGGTTGGCATAACGATGGCAACGTCAATTTAGTCCAGATTTACGACGTAAAAACCGATACTTGGCAGCAAGGTTCGCCATTTTTAGGAAAACCTGTGTTTGGCCATGCAGGGGCGATTGTTGGCAACAACATTATGCTATGTGATGGGGTTAAAGTGGATGCCCAGCCCCATAAACGCCGCACGTTTTCAGCCGAGTCAGCGTGTTATCTTGGCATTATTGACGAAAAGGCGATTAATAAAATCGATTGGCGCACCGTCGCCCATCCTACCTCAACTGCTCGTTATCGCATGGCTGCAGTAGGAGATGAAGCAACAGACTCGGCTATATTCGTAGGCGGCTCTGACAACCCATATAACTACAACGGAATAGGCTACAACCAAGCACCTGCAAAACCGAGCAGCCAAGTGTGGCGCTATGATTTTGTTCACTCTAAGTGGCAAATAACCGAGATGCAATCACCTACTATGGATCACCGCGGCTTACTGATCGTAGGGGAAGGGGAAAGTAAACACTTTGTCACGATAGGCGGTATGAGAGAGCAGCAAAAAGTCTCAAGTGATGTACATATTATCAATTTATAA
- a CDS encoding argininosuccinate synthase: MSKKNIKKVVLAYSGGLDTSAIIPWLKENYDCEVIAFAADVGQGDEELEGLREKAIKTGASECYIVDLKEEFVSEYIYPTITTGAVYEGQYLLGTSMARPIIAKAQVEIARKVGADALCHGCTGKGNDQVRFEGTFAALAPELTVIAPWREWDMVSREDLLAYLAERDIKTTASATKIYSRDANAWHISHEGGELEDPWCEPTKEVWTMTVSPEDAPNTPERVEVSFEHGRMVKVNGEALNPYQCLVKLNELAGAHGVGRIDIVENRLVGMKSRGCYETPGGTVMLAAYKALESLVLDKAALKYREQIGLEFSHVMYDGRWFTPLNDALLAGAASFADKVTGDIVVKLYKGQATVTQRRSPNSLYSEDFATFGADDVYDQSHAEGFIRLYSLSSRISALNKKGIPFKNTGIE, from the coding sequence ATGAGCAAGAAAAACATCAAAAAAGTGGTACTAGCCTATTCAGGTGGTTTGGATACATCAGCGATCATTCCTTGGTTAAAAGAAAACTACGACTGTGAAGTCATCGCGTTTGCAGCTGATGTTGGTCAAGGTGATGAAGAGCTAGAAGGTCTACGTGAAAAAGCCATCAAAACGGGCGCTAGCGAATGCTACATCGTTGACTTGAAAGAAGAGTTTGTTTCTGAATACATCTACCCAACCATTACTACTGGTGCGGTATATGAAGGACAGTACCTACTTGGCACATCAATGGCACGCCCAATCATTGCCAAAGCGCAAGTAGAAATCGCCCGTAAAGTTGGCGCCGATGCACTGTGCCACGGCTGTACCGGTAAAGGTAACGACCAAGTACGTTTCGAAGGTACCTTTGCCGCACTCGCCCCTGAACTAACAGTGATTGCGCCTTGGCGTGAATGGGACATGGTATCACGTGAAGACCTATTGGCTTACTTAGCAGAACGTGACATCAAAACCACGGCTTCAGCCACTAAAATCTACAGCCGTGATGCAAACGCATGGCACATCTCACATGAAGGTGGTGAATTAGAAGACCCGTGGTGTGAACCAACGAAAGAAGTGTGGACCATGACAGTCTCTCCTGAAGATGCACCAAATACACCTGAGCGTGTTGAAGTGAGCTTCGAGCACGGTCGTATGGTTAAAGTAAATGGTGAAGCCCTTAACCCGTACCAATGCCTAGTTAAATTGAACGAACTTGCTGGTGCACACGGTGTAGGACGTATCGATATTGTTGAAAACCGTTTAGTAGGCATGAAGTCACGTGGTTGTTACGAAACCCCTGGCGGTACCGTCATGCTAGCAGCCTATAAAGCCCTAGAAAGCCTAGTGCTAGACAAAGCAGCACTTAAGTACCGCGAGCAAATTGGTCTAGAGTTTTCACACGTTATGTATGACGGGCGTTGGTTCACTCCGCTAAATGATGCACTGCTAGCTGGTGCCGCAAGCTTTGCTGATAAAGTCACTGGCGACATAGTGGTTAAGCTTTATAAAGGTCAAGCAACGGTAACACAGCGTCGTTCACCCAACAGCTTGTACTCAGAAGACTTCGCTACATTTGGCGCCGATGACGTTTACGACCAAAGTCACGCTGAAGGCTTTATTCGTCTTTACAGTTTGTCTAGCCGCATCAGCGCGCTTAACAAAAAGGGCATTCCTTTCAAAAACACAGGTATCGAATAA
- the argB gene encoding acetylglutamate kinase, with the protein MNPLVIKVGGAFMQATAEALQLLAVIKQLQQSRPVVLVHGGGPMVEQLLQALQFTSTKVNGLRVTPPEHMPYITGALAGTANKQLCAFAIRANTTPVGLCLADGAMTSCSVLDPALGAVGVAQANSPTMLNLLLEANILPIISSIGADEKGNLLNVNADQAATVIAQLLNADLLLLSNVPGVLDQNKNLINQLTAQDIEGLVTAGVIKDGMQVKVDAALDAATSLQRPITIASWQTPEQLLGLLAGEPVGTTIIPKI; encoded by the coding sequence ATGAACCCGTTAGTCATAAAAGTTGGTGGTGCGTTCATGCAGGCCACAGCCGAAGCGCTGCAATTACTCGCGGTAATTAAACAGCTTCAGCAGAGTCGCCCAGTGGTCTTGGTACATGGCGGCGGCCCTATGGTAGAGCAGTTATTACAAGCCTTACAATTTACCAGTACCAAAGTGAACGGATTGCGCGTCACGCCACCTGAGCATATGCCTTATATTACAGGCGCTTTAGCGGGTACAGCCAATAAGCAACTCTGTGCTTTTGCCATTCGCGCAAATACGACACCGGTCGGGTTATGCTTAGCTGATGGCGCCATGACGAGCTGTTCTGTACTTGATCCCGCTCTTGGGGCAGTAGGTGTAGCACAAGCTAATTCACCGACTATGTTGAATTTATTGCTTGAGGCGAATATCCTGCCGATTATTAGCTCTATTGGAGCCGATGAAAAAGGAAATTTACTCAACGTAAATGCTGATCAAGCGGCGACGGTTATCGCGCAATTATTAAACGCTGACCTGTTGTTGCTATCAAACGTGCCTGGTGTGCTCGATCAGAATAAAAACTTGATTAACCAGCTCACTGCCCAAGATATCGAAGGGCTAGTGACAGCGGGCGTTATTAAAGATGGAATGCAGGTAAAAGTGGATGCAGCCCTTGATGCTGCTACTAGCTTACAGCGCCCTATTACGATTGCCAGTTGGCAAACACCAGAGCAACTCCTAGGATTGCTGGCGGGTGAACCCGTTGGCACTACCATAATCCCGAAAATTTAA
- a CDS encoding response regulator transcription factor, with protein MLEKSLLLIDDDQALTELLQEYLTAQGYTVQVAGDGEAGLLAAKSGQHFDLIILDVMLPKVDGFEVLKRLRSTHVTPVLMLTAKGDDFDRILGLELGADDYLAKPFNHRELSARVKAIVRRVDIQAGLQSDKQKQNMIEIGDVQLNIAAQTVACNSHDIELTGTEFAVLRLLMSSSPDLVPKQAISEQVLGRKLAAFDRSIDMHVSNLRKKLNMFSDQEKIKTHRGVGYVYLGEL; from the coding sequence ATGCTAGAAAAGTCTTTGTTGCTGATTGATGATGATCAAGCCCTCACCGAGTTACTACAAGAGTATCTAACCGCGCAAGGATATACAGTTCAAGTCGCTGGTGACGGAGAAGCTGGGCTGCTGGCGGCTAAATCTGGACAGCATTTTGATTTAATTATATTAGATGTCATGCTGCCTAAAGTGGATGGCTTTGAAGTATTGAAACGTTTGCGCAGTACCCACGTTACTCCCGTATTGATGCTGACAGCCAAGGGCGATGACTTTGACAGAATATTGGGGTTGGAGTTAGGCGCGGATGATTATTTGGCAAAGCCATTTAATCACAGAGAGTTGTCTGCCCGTGTTAAAGCTATTGTGCGTCGGGTTGATATTCAGGCCGGCCTGCAGAGTGACAAACAAAAACAGAACATGATTGAAATCGGTGATGTGCAGTTGAACATTGCTGCACAAACTGTGGCGTGTAATTCTCATGACATAGAGCTGACAGGGACAGAGTTTGCTGTACTGAGGTTGTTGATGAGTAGCAGCCCTGACTTAGTGCCGAAGCAAGCAATCAGTGAGCAGGTATTGGGGCGTAAACTCGCCGCGTTTGATCGCAGCATTGATATGCATGTGAGTAATTTACGTAAAAAGCTAAATATGTTTAGCGACCAAGAGAAAATTAAAACCCATCGGGGGGTAGGCTACGTCTATTTAGGTGAGCTATGA
- the argE gene encoding acetylornithine deacetylase, with protein sequence MPSLSFLERYAQIINTPSISAFSADLDQSNRAIIDLLAGWFKDYNFNISIQQVPNARNKYNMLAKIGSGEGGLLLSGHSDTVPFDDNKWQFDPFKAQENDGKLFGLGTCDMKGFFAFILEALQDIPLKDLKKPLYILATADEETSMAGARFFVEQQLIKPDMAIIGEPTELKPIFKHKGHMGHSLNIQGKAGHSSDPAKGVNAIEIMYQAIGKLIALKQQLSETHRDDAFSVPEVTMNLGHIHGGDGENRICGHCQLNFDLRAIPSLSDEEAIAMIDEALAPLVQKYPQRITREAMYETAPAFGCRNEQGILELAKKLTGFDPVSANYATEAPFINQLGCDTIVLGPGSIEQAHQPDEFISLHYVDPTVTLLRNFIKQVCF encoded by the coding sequence ATGCCATCTTTGTCTTTTTTAGAACGTTACGCCCAGATCATTAATACGCCCTCTATTAGTGCGTTTAGTGCGGATTTGGACCAATCAAATCGCGCTATTATTGATCTGCTTGCAGGTTGGTTTAAAGACTATAATTTCAACATAAGTATTCAACAAGTGCCCAATGCGCGAAATAAATACAATATGTTAGCCAAAATAGGCAGTGGTGAAGGCGGACTATTGTTATCAGGCCATTCTGATACGGTCCCTTTTGACGACAATAAATGGCAGTTCGACCCTTTCAAAGCACAAGAAAACGACGGAAAGTTATTTGGTCTTGGGACCTGTGATATGAAAGGTTTTTTTGCATTTATTCTTGAAGCGTTACAAGACATTCCTTTAAAAGATCTGAAAAAGCCCTTGTATATACTGGCCACCGCAGATGAAGAAACCTCTATGGCGGGGGCACGGTTTTTTGTCGAGCAACAACTCATTAAACCCGATATGGCGATTATCGGTGAACCAACTGAGCTAAAACCTATTTTTAAACACAAAGGGCACATGGGGCATAGTCTGAATATTCAAGGTAAAGCTGGGCATTCGAGTGATCCTGCCAAAGGGGTAAATGCTATTGAAATCATGTATCAAGCCATTGGTAAATTGATAGCGTTAAAACAGCAATTGTCTGAAACCCACCGAGATGACGCTTTTAGCGTGCCAGAGGTCACTATGAACTTGGGGCATATTCACGGTGGAGACGGAGAAAACCGCATTTGTGGCCATTGCCAGTTAAATTTCGATTTACGCGCTATTCCATCTTTAAGCGATGAAGAAGCGATCGCTATGATTGATGAAGCGCTAGCACCACTTGTGCAAAAGTATCCGCAGCGCATTACGCGTGAAGCCATGTACGAAACTGCGCCGGCGTTTGGTTGCCGTAATGAACAGGGAATTCTTGAATTAGCAAAGAAACTAACGGGTTTTGACCCGGTTAGTGCCAACTATGCTACCGAAGCGCCATTTATCAACCAGTTAGGGTGTGACACTATAGTATTAGGCCCTGGCAGCATAGAACAGGCTCATCAACCTGATGAGTTTATTTCGCTACATTATGTGGACCCTACCGTTACGTTGTTGAGAAATTTTATTAAGCAGGTCTGTTTCTAA
- a CDS encoding ornithine carbamoyltransferase: protein MKKDLLSFTDWSAKDLNALLQLAITIKTNPADYRQALAGKSIVALFEKPSLRTRVSFDIGINKLGGHLVYLDSQSNKLAGREDVKDMGNNLACWADAIVARVFAHSTLEELASAAKVPVINALCDMYHPCQAMADYLTLTERFGDLSKVKLAYIGDGNNVTHSLMIVGVTLGCEVVVITPPGYEVDPAIVTLAQQKAEQNGGKLVISNDIETANGANALYTDTWISMGDDTPLETIKQAFGKYKIDEAMMQSTGAQYVMHCQPAHRDLEISGSLIDSEQSILMQQAENRMHAQNAILVHLLSGAA, encoded by the coding sequence ATGAAAAAGGATCTACTGTCGTTCACTGATTGGTCTGCAAAAGACCTCAATGCACTATTGCAACTGGCCATCACCATTAAGACCAATCCGGCTGACTATCGCCAAGCGTTGGCGGGCAAATCGATTGTTGCTCTGTTCGAGAAGCCGTCCCTGCGCACCCGCGTCAGTTTTGATATTGGCATCAATAAGCTAGGTGGCCACTTGGTTTATTTAGATAGCCAGTCAAATAAATTAGCAGGCCGCGAAGACGTGAAAGACATGGGCAACAATCTTGCCTGTTGGGCTGATGCTATTGTTGCACGGGTTTTTGCTCACTCTACCTTAGAAGAGCTAGCCAGCGCAGCTAAAGTACCAGTGATTAACGCCTTGTGTGATATGTATCATCCATGCCAAGCCATGGCTGACTACCTGACATTAACCGAGCGTTTTGGTGATTTAAGTAAAGTTAAGCTAGCGTATATCGGTGACGGGAATAACGTGACCCACTCGTTGATGATTGTCGGCGTAACGCTTGGCTGTGAAGTGGTTGTAATCACCCCTCCTGGTTATGAAGTGGACCCAGCTATTGTCACACTCGCTCAACAAAAAGCGGAGCAAAATGGCGGCAAGCTCGTTATCAGTAATGATATTGAAACCGCTAACGGTGCGAATGCCCTTTATACTGACACCTGGATTTCAATGGGTGATGACACCCCGCTTGAAACCATAAAACAGGCATTTGGCAAATACAAAATCGATGAAGCGATGATGCAGTCAACAGGTGCACAATACGTAATGCACTGCCAACCTGCTCATCGTGACTTAGAAATTAGCGGCAGCTTGATTGATTCAGAGCAATCGATTTTGATGCAGCAAGCAGAAAACAGAATGCACGCCCAGAATGCTATTTTAGTGCATCTTCTTAGCGGCGCAGCGTAA
- a CDS encoding ATP-binding protein, whose protein sequence is MKRLLYLNPFRSLYGRIFLWFWCTTIVMIVGAVWIMQSIASPVEYLPMDDKQHFMLENTERALQRQVTRSKDGQTLKDILERTGQRGKLMVFLLEPQTKEFTLRGPMPHLPNEKPFLDLIGSANPLRIVTPFGDMFGPVTTNISGKDYLLFAGRPRPMGFSGELRHRPPLLLIFLVLLISAILCSLIAWSLVKPLKQLQVASKRMASGALSSRVGSASYRGDEIGRLGRDFNHMAEQIETLLNGQKRLLADISHELRSPLTRMQLAIGIAQQQEPSKDSKSNEQALARIEKEAHQMESMLAQVLMLSRLDNNARVSQKQALSFDTLLTGLLADCEFEANSQGKTVTVNIESDATINADEDLLASGIENVLRNAVKYAQRDVSFTLKVKDAEVNIAICDDGKGIPESDLENIFQPFYRVSSARERDSGGIGLGLAIASRAIAAHKGKISAHNQVNGGLCVHICLPIDA, encoded by the coding sequence ATGAAACGCCTGCTCTATTTAAACCCATTTCGAAGTTTGTATGGTCGTATATTTTTGTGGTTCTGGTGTACCACCATCGTCATGATTGTGGGGGCTGTGTGGATTATGCAAAGTATTGCGTCACCCGTTGAGTACCTACCCATGGATGACAAGCAGCATTTTATGCTTGAAAATACCGAGAGAGCCCTGCAACGACAAGTGACGCGCAGCAAAGATGGGCAAACACTGAAAGACATTTTAGAACGTACAGGGCAACGTGGAAAACTCATGGTATTTTTGCTCGAGCCACAAACCAAAGAGTTTACCTTGCGGGGCCCGATGCCGCATTTGCCAAACGAAAAGCCTTTTCTCGATTTAATTGGTTCGGCGAATCCGCTGCGCATAGTGACACCTTTTGGCGATATGTTTGGCCCAGTTACCACCAATATTTCTGGCAAAGATTATCTGTTGTTCGCTGGGCGTCCTAGACCAATGGGGTTCAGTGGTGAATTACGTCACAGACCGCCATTATTACTCATTTTTTTAGTGCTACTCATAAGTGCAATATTATGTTCATTAATTGCTTGGTCTCTTGTGAAACCGTTGAAGCAATTGCAAGTTGCGAGTAAGAGAATGGCGAGCGGCGCTTTGAGTAGTCGTGTTGGCTCAGCCAGTTACCGAGGCGATGAGATTGGGCGGTTAGGAAGAGATTTTAACCATATGGCAGAACAAATAGAGACGCTACTAAATGGCCAGAAGCGTTTACTCGCAGATATCTCTCATGAGTTGCGCTCACCTTTGACTCGTATGCAGCTAGCAATAGGAATTGCACAGCAACAAGAGCCTTCTAAAGATAGCAAGAGTAACGAGCAAGCATTGGCTAGAATTGAAAAAGAAGCTCATCAAATGGAGAGCATGCTTGCCCAGGTTTTGATGCTATCCCGGCTTGACAATAATGCGCGCGTTTCTCAAAAACAAGCGTTGAGTTTTGATACCTTACTCACAGGTTTGTTGGCCGACTGTGAGTTTGAAGCCAACTCCCAAGGTAAAACAGTCACCGTCAATATTGAATCTGATGCCACAATAAACGCTGATGAGGACTTACTAGCAAGCGGTATTGAAAATGTACTGCGCAATGCAGTGAAATACGCGCAGCGCGATGTCTCTTTTACGCTTAAGGTCAAAGATGCGGAAGTAAATATAGCTATTTGTGATGATGGTAAGGGGATTCCTGAATCAGATTTAGAGAATATATTTCAACCATTTTATCGTGTTTCAAGCGCGAGGGAGCGAGATAGTGGTGGTATTGGTTTAGGTTTAGCCATTGCTAGTCGCGCGATTGCAGCCCACAAAGGTAAGATTAGTGCACACAATCAAGTAAATGGTGGATTGTGTGTGCATATTTGCTTACCTATTGACGCCTAA
- the argC gene encoding N-acetyl-gamma-glutamyl-phosphate reductase → MIKTCIVGASGYTGAELASLIHRHPRFELNALYVSAKSQDADKKLGDVHGYLFGQINLPLTPLTDDALQALANEMDVIFLATPHEASHDWMPVLSSGKAKVFDLSGAFRLKDQQVFADYYGFTHEQTSSLEQAVYGLADWFADDIKDADIVAVPGCYPTASLSALKPLHEAGILADGHLPIINAVSGVSGAGRKAAMGNSFCEVSLQAYGVLGHRHQPEISAYLGREVIFTPHLGNFKRGILATITVKVNSDVNAEAVARAFNQAYQDHPIVRIRQTWPKLDDVVGTPHCDLFWKLDTDKGYLVVTSAIDNLLKGAASQAVQCANIRFGFASHLGLVHEVSA, encoded by the coding sequence ATGATCAAAACTTGTATTGTCGGCGCCAGTGGATATACCGGTGCCGAATTAGCTTCTTTAATTCATCGCCACCCACGCTTTGAATTAAATGCTTTGTATGTATCAGCCAAAAGTCAAGATGCTGATAAAAAACTAGGGGACGTACACGGTTACTTGTTCGGGCAAATCAACTTGCCTCTCACGCCTTTAACCGATGATGCTCTGCAAGCCCTTGCCAACGAAATGGACGTGATATTTCTTGCCACGCCCCATGAAGCGAGCCACGACTGGATGCCAGTCTTATCGTCAGGCAAAGCTAAGGTATTCGATTTATCAGGTGCATTTAGACTCAAAGACCAACAAGTTTTCGCAGACTATTATGGTTTCACTCATGAACAAACCTCTAGTCTTGAACAAGCTGTTTATGGCTTAGCAGATTGGTTTGCTGATGACATTAAAGATGCGGATATTGTTGCGGTACCAGGTTGCTACCCCACGGCATCACTAAGCGCGTTAAAACCATTACATGAAGCAGGCATTCTTGCTGATGGTCACTTACCCATTATTAACGCCGTATCTGGCGTATCTGGTGCCGGTCGCAAGGCTGCCATGGGCAACAGTTTTTGCGAGGTAAGCTTGCAAGCGTATGGGGTGTTAGGCCACCGCCATCAACCTGAGATTAGCGCGTACTTGGGCCGCGAAGTCATATTTACTCCACATTTAGGCAACTTTAAACGGGGTATTTTGGCGACCATCACAGTCAAAGTGAATTCTGATGTAAACGCCGAAGCTGTTGCTAGGGCATTTAATCAAGCGTATCAAGATCACCCCATTGTACGCATTCGCCAAACATGGCCTAAATTAGATGACGTTGTCGGTACGCCGCACTGTGATTTATTTTGGAAACTAGATACAGACAAAGGGTATTTGGTGGTCACCAGTGCAATCGATAACCTGCTAAAAGGGGCTGCCTCTCAAGCAGTGCAATGTGCCAATATTCGTTTTGGTTTTGCATCGCACCTTGGCTTAGTACACGAGGTATCAGCATGA
- a CDS encoding methylglyoxal synthase, whose amino-acid sequence MQKTIALVAHDHKKPELIRWALEHKTELEKHTLVATGTTGGLLQEALNLPVKRFKSGPLGGDQQIGALIAEGQLDSLIFFWDPLNPAPHDPDVKALLRLCSVWNLPVACNTSTADMLITSPLFIEGLYERAMPDF is encoded by the coding sequence ATGCAGAAAACGATAGCGTTAGTTGCACACGATCATAAAAAGCCAGAACTGATCCGCTGGGCGCTTGAACATAAAACAGAGCTGGAAAAGCACACACTCGTGGCGACGGGTACCACAGGTGGATTGCTTCAAGAAGCGCTTAATTTGCCTGTAAAACGTTTTAAAAGCGGCCCGCTCGGGGGGGATCAACAGATAGGTGCTTTGATTGCTGAAGGCCAATTAGACAGTTTGATTTTCTTTTGGGATCCACTTAATCCTGCCCCTCACGACCCAGACGTGAAAGCTTTGTTACGTTTATGTTCAGTGTGGAATTTGCCTGTCGCATGCAACACGTCGACTGCTGATATGTTAATTACTTCACCATTGTTTATTGAAGGATTATACGAACGGGCCATGCCTGATTTTTAA